Proteins encoded together in one Rhizobium bangladeshense window:
- a CDS encoding NAD(P)/FAD-dependent oxidoreductase encodes MAEETKKRVVVVGAGVIGASIAFELQRRGLEVTLIDKGEPGRGTSFGNMASIALDFAAGSGPSTWKKIPGWLLDPEGPVWLRPSYAARMLPWFLRFLAAGRPSRLREIEDAGMSLSLRALGDSREMLQAIGASELMTEEGCLAVYETEAEFAADRGHLAMMQRYGLEFEVLSNGAIQYYEPALSSAIAKAVLLPDNKSIRDPYGLVVKLADAAIAAGAAFVSCAVRNIERKGDGTLVVLLDDGRRIEAGSVVLAAGVHTRFLAAKLGEPIPLETERGYHTQIMKPGISMRYSVIWPHRAFMVTPTAGGIRVGGNVELAGLDAAPDFRRPRVLVRHAQRVLPGLKVEEATEWMGHRPALPDTIPIISPSSKLPGVFYATGHGHLGLTYAATTARLIGDMVSGAKPSVDMTPFRIDRY; translated from the coding sequence ATGGCGGAAGAGACGAAGAAGAGGGTGGTCGTCGTCGGCGCGGGCGTGATCGGCGCCTCGATCGCCTTCGAATTGCAGCGGCGCGGCCTGGAGGTCACGCTGATCGACAAGGGTGAACCCGGACGCGGCACCTCTTTCGGCAATATGGCGAGCATCGCGCTCGATTTCGCCGCCGGTTCCGGCCCGTCGACTTGGAAGAAGATCCCCGGCTGGTTGCTCGACCCCGAAGGCCCGGTCTGGTTGCGGCCTTCCTATGCCGCGCGGATGCTGCCCTGGTTCCTGCGCTTCCTTGCGGCCGGCCGCCCGTCGCGGCTCCGAGAAATCGAGGATGCCGGCATGAGCCTGTCGCTGCGGGCGCTCGGCGATTCGAGGGAGATGCTGCAGGCGATCGGCGCGTCCGAGCTGATGACGGAGGAGGGCTGTCTCGCCGTTTACGAGACCGAGGCGGAATTTGCCGCCGACCGCGGCCACCTCGCCATGATGCAGCGCTACGGCCTTGAATTCGAGGTCTTGAGCAACGGCGCCATCCAATATTATGAACCGGCCCTTTCGTCTGCCATCGCCAAAGCCGTGCTGCTGCCGGACAACAAGTCGATCCGCGATCCCTATGGGCTGGTGGTCAAACTGGCTGACGCCGCCATCGCCGCTGGCGCAGCCTTCGTCTCCTGCGCTGTGAGGAACATCGAGCGCAAGGGCGACGGCACCCTCGTCGTCCTGCTTGATGACGGACGTCGGATCGAGGCCGGGTCGGTGGTGCTCGCCGCCGGCGTCCACACCCGTTTCCTCGCGGCAAAGCTCGGCGAACCAATTCCGCTCGAAACCGAGCGCGGCTATCACACGCAGATCATGAAGCCGGGCATCTCCATGCGCTATTCGGTGATCTGGCCGCATCGCGCCTTCATGGTGACGCCGACGGCCGGCGGCATCCGTGTCGGCGGCAATGTCGAACTGGCCGGGCTCGACGCCGCGCCCGATTTCCGCCGGCCGAGGGTGCTTGTGCGCCACGCCCAGCGGGTGCTGCCGGGTCTGAAGGTCGAGGAGGCGACGGAATGGATGGGCCATCGCCCCGCCTTGCCCGATACGATCCCGATCATTTCGCCGTCCTCAAAACTGCCGGGTGTTTTCTATGCCACCGGTCATGGCCATCTCGGCCTGACATATGCCGCGACGACAGCGCGGTTGATCGGCGATATGGTGAGCGGAGCAAAACCGTCGGTCGATATGACCCCGTTCCGCATAGACCGATACTGA
- a CDS encoding proline racemase family protein yields the protein MRWKRTIQLLDVHAEGEIGRVAIGGVPKIPGETIAAQLHWLNTDPKGDELRRFLCLEPRGAPIGSVNLLLPARHPDADAAFIILQPDQAHASSGSNSICVTTALLESGIVEMKEPETIVTLETAAGLVKAVATCRDGRCEKVRLTMVPSFVHELDVEIDTPHWGKIKADLCYGGIFYALVDVGQINLKIEKANAAGLVQAGMILKELINRDIKVVHPEIPAISGVAYVMFRDIEADGTVRTCTTMWPGRADRSPCGTGNSANLATLYARGKAKVGDVFTSKSIIGSEFEVGLQAVTEVAGRPAVIPTITGRGFTFGLTQVALDPFDPHPGGFALTDVWGPSAGEI from the coding sequence ATGAGATGGAAGCGCACCATCCAACTGCTGGACGTTCATGCGGAGGGCGAGATCGGCCGCGTCGCGATCGGCGGCGTTCCGAAGATCCCCGGCGAAACCATCGCTGCGCAGCTGCACTGGCTGAACACCGATCCGAAAGGCGACGAGCTCCGCCGCTTCCTGTGCCTGGAACCGCGCGGTGCCCCGATCGGCTCGGTCAACCTGCTGCTGCCGGCAAGGCACCCCGACGCCGACGCCGCCTTCATCATCCTGCAGCCCGACCAGGCACATGCCAGCTCCGGTTCGAATTCGATCTGCGTGACCACGGCCTTGCTCGAATCCGGCATCGTCGAGATGAAGGAGCCGGAGACGATCGTGACGCTGGAAACAGCCGCCGGCCTCGTCAAGGCGGTGGCGACCTGCCGCGACGGCCGATGCGAAAAGGTCAGGCTCACCATGGTGCCCTCCTTCGTCCATGAGCTCGACGTCGAGATCGACACGCCGCATTGGGGAAAGATCAAAGCCGATCTCTGCTACGGCGGCATCTTCTATGCGCTGGTCGATGTCGGCCAGATCAATCTCAAGATCGAGAAAGCCAATGCCGCTGGCCTCGTGCAGGCCGGCATGATCTTGAAAGAGCTGATCAATCGCGATATCAAGGTCGTTCACCCTGAGATCCCGGCGATATCGGGCGTCGCCTACGTAATGTTCCGCGATATCGAGGCGGACGGGACGGTGCGCACCTGCACCACCATGTGGCCTGGCCGGGCCGACCGCTCGCCCTGCGGCACCGGCAATTCCGCCAATCTCGCCACCCTTTATGCCCGCGGCAAGGCCAAGGTCGGCGACGTCTTCACCTCGAAATCGATCATCGGCTCGGAATTCGAGGTCGGCCTGCAGGCGGTGACCGAGGTCGCCGGCCGCCCGGCGGTCATCCCCACCATCACCGGCCGCGGCTTCACCTTCGGCCTCACCCAGGTCGCGCTCGATCCCTTCGACCCGCATCCCGGCGGCTTCGCCCTGACGGATGTCTGGGGGCCGTCGGCGGGGGAGATTTGA